caacggctacttcagaagcgcagagtgaccagaagaaccgatgccctatgcaccggaagatccgatgcctacgcagaaaactgcTAACGGCTAGTAATGGCTCTCTTGAGtgtgtggcctatatatatgtgatcACCCgaccatttgaagattgctggagttgctggaagtcatacccacacccaagaacacctccaagccatccaagagcataaagatcaaatccttagtctttagcacaagctttgtgagtgttagtgctaggttatatcttgagtgagtgatcaagtaaggtttagatccttgtgctatggttctagagtgaaccaaacttatatcttggtgcgccggccatccttggagctttggtggctcgccggcaagtctacgaccctccggcttggtgtggagcggcgtcgacaactttgtgcggaggatggagacccctccttcgtgggcaatcttccttagtgaagatcgggatcaaggtgaccgtgattgtgtttacggaagagacttgattgccgggaagcgatactcttcgtgagtgcttcaacaacgtggacgtaggggcgcctttgtggcaaaccaaaccacgggatatatcctcgtgtcgagaattcgcttcctctcatccctctcttttagcttccgcatttcatattacaacttgtgtgcctttactttctttgtatagtatcttgctaggattggctataggttgcaaaactcttttgggatgagggtttcacactaaggtgaaccgtagttgcacatctagatagcttgatttaatttaagttttgtgcaaaccaattggagccataggttaaggttttaagagtgcctaattcacccccacccctcttaggctagagcacccgatcgctttcacccttccttctcctttcttctttctaGTGCAATTGGGGTTTGGGCATAGCCaccagagcggcggcggggcggttgGGAAGAGGGCTAGGGTTCAAGGGGGTTTTATAGTCCGGCGGCTTCACTGTTGGCTGGCGAACAGTGATCGCGCGATGGGACATGATCAGATGGCGATCGTGGCTTCCCGTCTCGGTCTACAGCATCGCGACAAGCAGCAGCGCTCCTCCAATTCGAATCGGCCGGGGGAAAAAGGTGGGAACAGGGGTTTCAGGCGGCTCTGCCATGCTGGGAGCTCGCGGCGTCAGGGTCATGCATTTTGTGTGACCCTGTCAGCTCTTGGCCGGCCGACGTGGCCAGCTGCTAGCTGAGGCGCGTGGGGACAAGGCGGCTCGGTGGCTATGTCAGACCGGGTCGGGTCGGCcagggcgagcggcgcggcgcggtggcgtcCGCCTCTTTGCCGAAAGAGGCAAAAGGTAGGGGACGACGGGTGGGACCCGGTGGTAGTGATAGCGAGCGGGGGTCCGTGGGCGCCGATAGCTGGGGCTAGGTGGTCGGCGACTGCCGCGGGGCTGCGGGCGGCGTGGTTGCTGGCGGGGCCGCGGGGCTAGCAGGCCTACTGGGCCTCACGGGCGTGTGCGCAGGTGGGCGAGGCAAGGCAGGGCGGTCGGGCTATGGCGCTGGGCCGGCTCGGCTGCTTGGGTCGAAAGCcccttcttctttctccttcttttcttttcccttttctttttcctttttccaatttctatttctattctactTCATGAGTATTTATTTATGTATACTTGTATTGCTATGCAAGTATACATCCTTGTAGGGTCACCACGACGGCGGGAAGGTTTCTCTCGTCGCACGCGAGGGATAGGCCTCGGATACGCGCGACTAGATTGTGCACAAATTTGCGCGCTGGAGGGGGAAGTATTCCAAGTGCCAAAAGTTTTGGAGGTGGTTTTGGGAACTGTTGGAGGAGGTTTTTTCTTCTACTTTCCAAAAAAACGAGATTAGGAGTTGGTTTTGGgcactgttggagttgctcttacagAACTTAATTGTTTGCTGTCATGCAACACACTGGTTTTACATGTAGTCCAACAATGGTTGCCGTCGAAGATGTTGCGAGCACCCCTTGAGGACGACGATTGCACAAAGATGCAACACTCTGGTTTTTATCAGACTAGATGAGAAGTGCTCTACCTTAATGCGAATGCTTCGTAGACGCATGATATACCCCGCAGTCTGGCATATTATTGGGAACACAAGGTCATTTTATTCCTTCACATAACTTGTTCGTTTTTTTTAATTGAAACGAAAACGGGGGAGCTTCCCACAAAACTTCATTCAGAAGCAGCCTCTGAAGAAAGAGAGGCAACAGTTGCGTTACCAACTTGTTCGGTGTCATGGAACACACTGGTTTTACATTTAGTACTACAATCGTCGCCATCGAAGATGTTGGGAGCACCTCTTGGGgacggcaatggcgcaaagaaATAGAGGGTGCAGGTGGAGTCGCACCACGCGAGTCCTCCAAAACCCAGGCTTAGCTTCACCTGTATGGTGTAGTAGCCCCGCGCGGCGTCGTCGGCGTACGTTCTTGCGACCACAGCGCCAGCAGCCTGCTGCGCCCGCACGTCGAAGGGAACCATCGCCGTCTCCAGAAACCGCAGCTGGAAGGTCGTCAGACTTGATTCCGGCCCCAGCTGCTGTCCGCCATACAAGGGCGCCGCTGCAAGCTTTTCCACGGTGTCGCTGTCACGGTGGTAGTCTTCGTTTCGGAAGCCGAATACAGCGGAGAGGCTGTATGTTAGAGTGGAGTTGCTGTAGTCCATGTCCATCGCGTGGAGGGTTCCGTTTTCCACCCAAACATCGAAGCTGATGTCGGGATTGGGCGTTCCGAAGAGGATCAGACTCCCGAAAAGCAGCACCAGAAATGTCAATAATGTAACACATAAACACAGGCACTCACCACAGGTGACTTCTCGTCCGCTTGTCAAGGCTCGACGTTCTGCCATTGAAAGTGCCATTGGCATACACAAGAGTAGTGCGAGCTTTGGAAGAGAAGCAGAATTTTTTATAGACAAGAGATGCGAGTGGGAGTGTATTCTCCCCTCGAGTGCTGTGGAGGATGGCTCTCTCATGATACGATGTTAACGCTTCCATCTATATTTATAAGGTACAGCATTAGAGCTTCTTCTAAGTTAATTTTAAAGGTCATCGCTCTCATATTAAAACTTATGTCATACGTGTCTTGAGCGccatttttttgggggggggggggggggggttgggggTTGTTGGGCCGGTTTATGCATACCCACTCCTTCTAGAAAGCCTAGCTCATCTCGCAGGGGTTTAAAAACGTAACTTTACTGTTAATTGTAAAACTGTAAAATCAAGGAACAAAGTTTGCCTATATATTATTATAAATTAAAAATGGAATCCTTGGGGAAAAGACAAATATGATCGTTCTGCCTCACTCCATAAAACTCTAGCTTCCTCATGCATCCTCTATCGACCATCTCACTCCATTTTCGGCTGGTTCGCAACAAAACTGATACCAAATTCTTAAAAGTTACGCGTATTCTTTTGCAACATTCTAAAAATTATGCCGATAAGTTATGTTTTGCAAAATGTTATATGTACAAGTTCTGATTATAACTTtgcaattttttaaaaaataggaAGTTGCCGAAGAATTTTTCCAAAAGAGGAAACTTGTGGGATTTATGGTCGTCGTTCACTCGCGGCTTTTGCAACTTCACAAAAACAAAAAGTTGCAGAAACAGTTTAGTCCAAAAAAACTTGTGAACTGTCTAATTGTTGGCTGCTTCTATTAGGGAGTTTCGTTTCTCTGGCATTTGAGGTAACCGGGGCTCCCCCCACTAATGAACTTGGTCTCTTGCCCCTCCACCGAGGGTTTCCCTGGCATTTGAGGTAAATGGATCAGCTTTAACCGTGTTTCATTCTCTGTTAGATCAGCTGAGGAGGCTTTTGGAGAAACATTTAAgtgtcttctccttctcctgccCCCTTCTATCAAACTACTGCTTGAAGGGCTGGTCACATGTCGATATCAATATGCATATGTGTGGCAATCTTATCACTTCAGTTACTTTATTAGCAAATCAAAGTCAAGGGTTTTAAAATATAGAAGTTAATTTTAGATCAGGAATCCTATACCATTCTAAAATTATTCTAACCATTTTTagattttctttctctcttgtAAAATTATATCATGAACCTTTTCCtactctttcttcttttctacaCCCTTTCACCTCTAGATTGGGCGTTGGATACGCACGATGGGCCGGCGTGTATATTTGTGCACAAGTGCCGACGTTTCCAAGTGGCAAAAGATTAGAAAGGGTTTTTGGAAACTGTTGGAGATGAGTTTTTCTCCCTTTGTCCAAAAAAAACCCGGATTGGGAAGAGTTTTTGAaaactgttggagttgctcttagccaAGTCCCCAACGAGTTGTTAGCCCACTAGTGTCCCTCCAACCTAGCTAACAAGAGCAAATTTCTCACAAAGTCAGATATAGTACTACTTATTAGCAAGGATCCAAACAGAACTAGCTAATTACTAGTCAGCTAACAACTAGCCAGCTAATCAATAGTCGTAACTAATAATTAGCTTTAGCCCATCCAAACAGAACCTAAACTCATTgtaaatatataatatatatttgtGCTTGGagaaacaaagcacaataatacATGACAACATCACACTCTTCCACACATGACAAACAATTTCGAGTTACTGGCAGTGGCCGCTGCTAATTACTCACGGTCTAGATGTCATTGGTCTTGCACCACGCCGGCAACGAGAGAGCGGGCTCGCTGGTCCGTGGAAACGGTGAGGAAAGCGGGCAGTCGAAGATGGTGAAGTACTCCTCCTTGTGTGGCCAGGACTTGTATGCCAGCGTGACGCGGATCCTCACCACCATCTCGAAAAGCCCCTTGTCCCTGTCACTAGAGAACATCTCGGCCACTGTGCTGCTGGCGTTGCGCAGCTGCCCCACAAACACCAGCCGCATCACGGTTCTCCCTTGGGGATCCTGCTTGAAAGACGGAAGCTCGTCGTCGACTGGGCCTAGCTTCTCACCTGCGTACAGTACACTCACGGCTAGGTTGTCGTAATTGATATTGTAGTACTCGTGCCCATTCTTGAAAAGGAGGAAGGCGGTGAGGTTGAAGCGGAGATGAGGGGCACCAGTTGTGGCCGCCATGGCATCGGCCTGCTGAAGATCGAACGCGTGGATGGCGGAGGTGCCGAGATGGGGCTTCACGTCGATCGGCCGGAAGAGCACCCACTGTATGAATAAGACGAGCAACATCGGCACCCAGACCCTGGAGAGGTTCTTTGCCAAGAAGGCGAAGAACTTCTGTGTGCGGCTCTGCGGCACCAGGTGCTCTGGCGGCCTGAGCTCCAAACAGATCACGCAGCGAGCGACACAGCAGATTTCGTGGAATAGCTCGCCCAAGGCATTGCAACAGAAGAAGAACACGCAGGTTTTGATGCACCTGGGGTAAGTTTCTTTGTCCATACAATCGTCGCGGAGGTCATCCGGAAGGTTACGGAGATCGCAGATGTGGCGGCCCAGATCGACTGCTATGCTGTTGCAGGGGCCGCACGGCACGCCGTCGTGCCTTGGAGCCCGCAGAGGTGTGCCCGTCTGCCCTTCGACGTCCCTCTGCATGCCTGCCGGCTCTGGTGGGACGACGGTGATGTCCTCGTCCGTAGACATATGTGCCTATCAAACTTCGCTTCTGGTATGGTTTGGTTCAGCTAGCTTCCTGTGCAATGATGGACGACGCGCAAGTGATGCCGTTGCTCTGTCTTTGTACTACAAGCTCTCCGGCGACCACACCTCTGCGTCAAGCTGTGAGCTCAACCCTCCCCAATACGATGACGCAATTAGACAGAGACTGCGCATTAACAATGGTATTCCATTCAAGAGAGTGTCAAATTTCTGAATATAACAGCGTAGGAGTTATTCTTTGCGGTCAACCGTAATCTCCATGTTGGTACGGTCGATTCTCGAACAtagttttcttttccttttaggAAATATGTTGTTTCCCTTTTAGGAAATATTAACTCGCGGCGCGCGCCAGGCGGGTCCTGCTAGTTTACGTCGACCGTAAGGACGGCTCCTCACAGTCGATCTTCCgacatattttttccttttttagtaagtttttgtcgttttgtgataaaaaaaaggtttagaaaaaaaattcagaaaac
This genomic interval from Panicum virgatum strain AP13 chromosome 8K, P.virgatum_v5, whole genome shotgun sequence contains the following:
- the LOC120646326 gene encoding uncharacterized protein LOC120646326; amino-acid sequence: MDMDYSNSTLTYSLSAVFGFRNEDYHRDSDTVEKLAAAPLYGGQQLGPESSLTTFQLRFLETAMVPFDVRAQQAAGAVVARTYADDAARGYYTIQVKLSLGFGGLAWCDSTCTLYFFAPLPSPRGAPNIFDGDDCSTKCKTSVFHDTEQVGNATVASLSSEAASE